The Salvelinus namaycush isolate Seneca chromosome 1, SaNama_1.0, whole genome shotgun sequence genome has a window encoding:
- the LOC120054647 gene encoding homeobox protein Nkx-3.1-like, with the protein MSETVKPPTSFFIEDILSIKENTRLNFRCSSSHKSKEGCAQWNNQQCEHVSQSEELCAQDTAFEARKDLFDSSCSSTPDAMISFTSVGKQKRSRAAFTHLQVLELEKKFNHQKYLSAPERANLANTLGLTETQVKIWFQNRRYKTKRKQQATEYCKDIFQKSEELSTEDNLVRSSLLSTFYKTYKYQPYVYDFNSTWRPILW; encoded by the exons ATGTCGGAGACAGTCAAGCCACCAACTTCGTTTTTCATCGAGGACATCCTCTCCATTAAAGAGAATACACGGCTAAACTTCAGGTGCTCTTCCTCACACAAGTCCAAGGAGGGATGCGCGCAATGGAATAACCAACAGTGCGAGCATGTATCACAGTCAGAGGAACTTTGCGCACAGGATACAGCATTTGAAGCGCGGAAAG ATTTATTTGACAGCTCTTGTTCTAGCACCCCAGATGCCATGATAAGTTTTACATCAGTCGGCAAACAGAAGCGCTCGCGCGCTGCCTTTACGCATCTGCAAGTGTTAGAACTGGAGAAGAAATTTAACCACCAGAAGTACCTGTCCGCTCCCGAAAGAGCCAATCTTGCCAACACGTTGGGACTGACCGAGACCCAAGTTAAAATCTGGTTTCAGAACAGAAGATACAAAACCAAACGGAAGCAGCAAGCTACGGAGTACTGTAAGGACATCTTTCAAAAGTCAGAAGAACTAAGTACAGAGGACAATTTAGTCAGATCGTCGCTTCTCTCCACGTTCTACAAAACATATAAATACCAACCATATGTGTATGACTTCAATAGCACATGGAGACCAATACTGTGGTGA